GGGGTTGATTGAGATGTATTGCCGACAGACCTATGAAAACAGATTTCCCTGTCCAGGAGATACCGGCGCCCAGGTCGATCACCTGTTTGTCGGCCGGATCCACTTTCAGCGTCCCCCGGCCGTGTTGTAAGGAATCTTCAAAAATATATTTGCTTCCTGCATCGAAATTCAAGTCATACACTCCGGCTTGTAGCCCCATATTCAGAAAGCCTTTACCGAACTCTTTTTTGAAACTGTATTGTACTGCCAGTAATGAGTTGCGCAGTTGACCTACGGTTTCATTATTAATCACCAATCCGACGCCGTGGCGTCTGCCGAAAAATTCAAAGGGCATATCAGCAGTAAGGATAAGTTGTTGAGGTGCATTTTCTATGCCTCTCCATGCATAACGGTAAAAGGCAGTGGTGCTGATTGCCTCTGCATCACCTGCAAACGAGGAATTGAGATAACTCTTTACAGCCCAGTATTGACCGGGCGGGTCATCCCATTGTGCCTGCAGATGTAATAGGCTGCATAGCAACAGGAGTATGGTTAATAATAAACACCGTTTTTCCATTATGTGTATAACTGAAAAACGACGAAAAAATTGTGTCCAGGAGGAATTTCCTACTATATTTTGGAGGATTTTACCCGCATAAGCCGGAGCATTCCGAGCATCCATTTCGGAAGCGGTTTTTCGGGATCCCTGTTTTTCAGGTTAAGGCTTAGTCCTAATTTTTTTGCGATTGGTATTTTGTGTGTTTCCACAAATTCGATCAACGTACCGTCCGGATCTTCAATATAGGCAAATTGTCCTGCGGCATCACCCATATCGAAGGAGTTGCCTTCCTTGATATTTTGTGTGGTGTCTACCGTAAAGGGATGCCCCAACTCCGCACACTTTTTGCGTAATGCATCCATATTCCGGATATCGAAACAAACCTGAATAAAGCCGGGATCACCCCAGAAACGCCCTTCGTAAAGTTTTTTCGGGGTACGTTCCAGTACCTGCACCAGTTCGATATAGGAGGGGCCGAACAGTTCACTAAGGCTACCTTTTCTGGGTTGTGAGTGTGTCAGCAAACGACGACGAAATTTTTGTGTGCCTGAAGGCAATCCTTCGAAATCGGGAAAAACGCCTGTCTCGTCTGCGATAATCTTGTCGTAACCCAGAATATCACGATATACTGTCATCGCTTTATCGATATCTGTCACACCGATAGTTACGCCAACCGCACCGCCTGTCGACTGCCCTTCGTCTTTAAAAATGTAATCGTCCTGTACGATTTGAAACAGATTTTCATATGGGTCTTTCACATAAAAAGTCTGATTTCCGTCGATATTTTTGTTGAGTCCGCCGAGGATATGGGCTTTCGGATTTTTGGAAAATTCTTCGAACGTGTGGGCAACGTCCCTGCTTTTGACTTTGCATATCAAAACACCCAGGTCGCCCATATTCAATGTGAAGTCAAGCGGTTTTGGCTTCCGTTCTGAGTATTGCCACACTTCAAAACCGCCGCCACCCTGCATATTAACAGCAATCAGAGCGTGGCGCCGTTGTGGTTTTCCACCCGTGTAGGGTAGCATCAGTTCGGCAACTTTATCGTCCTCAAGAATACGGATATCCATATTGAACAGGTCAATATAGTATTTCCATGCTTCATACAGTTTTTCTACTCCGATACCTACCTGTTGGATCCCTGCAATGATATAGTTCTCTTTCATATAGTTATGTCGCTTTGATCTTTCTAACCATTTTTCTTGCCAGTCCGGGAAAAAAACGCTTGATATATACCATCAGTAACTCTTTACCTCCGACGAGCACCTCAGGTTTTTGTTTATCAATAGCCTTCACGATCTTCTTTGCTGCTTTCTCCGCAGAGATGCCGCTGTTCTGCCCGTCATCCATTTGTCCGTGTTTTCTGCCATCGGCTTCTAACGCATTGTAAGAGATGTTTGTCTTTACCCGTCCGGGACAGACCATCACTACCCGGATATTCTGGTCGTAGTACTCCGCGTGGAGGGTTTCGAAAAAACCATAAAGGGCAAATTTGGATGAAGCATAGGCCGATCGCAGAGGAAAGCCGAATTTCCCGGAGATGCTGGTGGTGACAGCGATAGTTCCTCCGCCTTTTTTAATCATGTCAGGTAATAGCCGTCTACTGATCTTTACCGGTGCGAAGAAGTTCACGGCCATGATCTTTTCATCTACCTTGCCGTC
This window of the Proteiniphilum saccharofermentans genome carries:
- a CDS encoding PorP/SprF family type IX secretion system membrane protein, giving the protein MEKRCLLLTILLLLCSLLHLQAQWDDPPGQYWAVKSYLNSSFAGDAEAISTTAFYRYAWRGIENAPQQLILTADMPFEFFGRRHGVGLVINNETVGQLRNSLLAVQYSFKKEFGKGFLNMGLQAGVYDLNFDAGSKYIFEDSLQHGRGTLKVDPADKQVIDLGAGISWTGKSVFIGLSAIHLNQPRFYAHNDSLGADLQSDSTLSAIPLSYNLMAGYNITLFHTLEIQPMLWVQTDLSTLQVQATLRLEYNKKLSGGASWRMNDGYLLFAGTTIREVELGYAYGLHTMGIGQNSRGSHELYLRYNFPLDHFKPKRQPHKSIRLL
- a CDS encoding VOC family protein — translated: MKENYIIAGIQQVGIGVEKLYEAWKYYIDLFNMDIRILEDDKVAELMLPYTGGKPQRRHALIAVNMQGGGGFEVWQYSERKPKPLDFTLNMGDLGVLICKVKSRDVAHTFEEFSKNPKAHILGGLNKNIDGNQTFYVKDPYENLFQIVQDDYIFKDEGQSTGGAVGVTIGVTDIDKAMTVYRDILGYDKIIADETGVFPDFEGLPSGTQKFRRRLLTHSQPRKGSLSELFGPSYIELVQVLERTPKKLYEGRFWGDPGFIQVCFDIRNMDALRKKCAELGHPFTVDTTQNIKEGNSFDMGDAAGQFAYIEDPDGTLIEFVETHKIPIAKKLGLSLNLKNRDPEKPLPKWMLGMLRLMRVKSSKI
- a CDS encoding SDR family oxidoreductase, with translation MVIDNKTIWITGASSGIGEACAYLYAREGVDLILTATRADRLAEVQAECIRLGAQCVILPYDLTDLAHIDELTDKAIAAFGKIDIAFLNAGISQRSKILETDGKVDEKIMAVNFFAPVKISRRLLPDMIKKGGGTIAVTTSISGKFGFPLRSAYASSKFALYGFFETLHAEYYDQNIRVVMVCPGRVKTNISYNALEADGRKHGQMDDGQNSGISAEKAAKKIVKAIDKQKPEVLVGGKELLMVYIKRFFPGLARKMVRKIKAT